The Trichosurus vulpecula isolate mTriVul1 chromosome 4, mTriVul1.pri, whole genome shotgun sequence genome contains a region encoding:
- the GNG5 gene encoding guanine nucleotide-binding protein G(I)/G(S)/G(O) subunit gamma-5, with protein sequence MSSSSNVVAMRKVVQQLRLEASLHRVKVSQAAADLKQFCLQNAQNDPLLTGVSSSTNPFRPQKVCSFL encoded by the exons ATGTCCAGCAGCTCCAACGTCGTCGCCATGAGGAAGGTGGTGCAGCAGCTCCGGCTCGAGGCCAGCCTCCACCGCGTGAAG GTTTCTCAAGCAGCTGCTGATCTGAAACAGTTTTGCCTGCAAAATGCCCAAAATGATCCCCTGCTGACTGGGGTATCTTCCAGCACTAATCCTTTCCGGCCCCAGAAAGTCTGTTCATTCCTGTAG